Within the Oscillospiraceae bacterium genome, the region GTGGACACCATTGTCGACACGGTGGCGCTGTTGGCCGGTTCCTTCGGCGGGATCAACCTGGAGGACATCTCGGCGCCGCGTTGTTTTGCCATTGAGCGAAAACTGAAAGAGAGGCTCGATATCCCCGTTTTCCATGACGATCAGCACGGCACGGCGGTGGTCACGGCGGCCGCGCTGCTGGGCGCCATGCGGCTGCTCAAGCGGCGTCTCGCGGACCAGACGGTCGTCATCTGCGGCGTGGGCGCCGCGGGTGTGGCTGTGGCGCGGCTGCTGCTCCGGATGGGTGTGGGGGAGATCGTCCTGTGTGACCGGCAGGGTGCCGTCTACGAGGGCCGCGACGGGCTGAACGAGGAGAAGCAGGCGATGGCCCGGCTAACAAACCGGTCCCGTCGGGCGGGGTCTCTGGCCGACGCGCTGTGCGGCGCCGACGTATTCATCGGGGTGTCCGGGCCCGGTCTTGTCACAGCGGAGATGGTGCGCGCCATGAATCCGGCGCCGGTCGTCTTTGCTATGTCCAACCCGACGCCCGAGATCTGGCCGGAGGAGGCTTTGACGGCGGGGGCTTCGGTGATCGGTACGGGCCGTTCGGATTTTCCGAACCAGATCAACAATGTGCTGGCGTTCCCTGGCATCTTCCGGGGGGCGCTGGATGTGCGCGCCTCCGACATCAACGACGAGATGAAGTTGG harbors:
- a CDS encoding NADP-dependent malic enzyme, which encodes MEDIREKAMACHRAWAGKLEIAPRAAVDTRAALSLAYTPGVAEPCLAIRDDAALSFTLTRRWNLVAVVTDGTAVLGLGDIGPEAGMPVMEGKCVLFKAFGGIDAFPLCIRSRDVDTIVDTVALLAGSFGGINLEDISAPRCFAIERKLKERLDIPVFHDDQHGTAVVTAAALLGAMRLLKRRLADQTVVICGVGAAGVAVARLLLRMGVGEIVLCDRQGAVYEGRDGLNEEKQAMARLTNRSRRAGSLADALCGADVFIGVSGPGLVTAEMVRAMNPAPVVFAMSNPTPEIWPEEALTAGASVIGTGRSDFPNQINNVLAFPGIFRGALDVRASDINDEMKLAAARAIAGLIDDGEIAADCIIPTAFDPRVGPAVAAAVAAAARVSGVARK